Proteins encoded in a region of the Zea mays cultivar B73 chromosome 4, Zm-B73-REFERENCE-NAM-5.0, whole genome shotgun sequence genome:
- the LOC100279116 gene encoding uncharacterized protein LOC100279116 precursor — protein sequence MAPRVVGALLTATALLAPLLLSSQLPSLPRAAAAGSPAPAPAPAPASHHHLPPPRRVPSPANNGAHARQPPPPPRHQRDGAARHAPPPTVRPSAWWRQLNFGERFGVALAAVAAAMQVALVALLLVLRARQLRRAAAAGKAEEEEQEAASAAASRPAPA from the coding sequence ATGGCGCCGCGCGTCGTCGGGGCCCTACTGACCGCCACCGCCCTCCTCGCCCCGCTGCTCCTCTCCTCCCAGCTTCCTTCCCTGCCCAGAGCGGCCGCCGCGGGCTCACCGGCCcccgcgccggcgccggcgccggcgtccCACCACCACTTGCCCCCGCCACGCCGCGTCCCGTCGCCCGCGAACAACGGAGCCCACGCCcgacagccgccgccgccgccgaggcaTCAGCGAGACGGTGCCGCACGCCATGCTCCCCCTCCGACGGTGAGGCCGTCAGCGTGGTGGCGCCAGCTCAACTTCGGCGAGCGGTTCGGGGTCGCGCTCGCCGCCGTGGCCGCCGCAATGCAGGTGGCGCTCGTCGCGCTCCTGCTGGTCCTGCGCGCGCGGCAGCTGCGGCGAGCGGCGGCCGCGGGGAAGGCcgaggaggaggagcaggaggCTGCATCCGCTGCTGCGTCGCGGCCCGCGCCAGCGTGA
- the LOC100279116 gene encoding uncharacterized protein isoform X1, translating to MSASPSIPILKSRGRLDLDPSSCSTTPADASPIPMAPRVVGALLTATALLAPLLLSSQLPSLPRAAAAGSPAPAPAPAPASHHHLPPPRRVPSPANNGAHARQPPPPPRHQRDGAARHAPPPTVRPSAWWRQLNFGERFGVALAAVAAAMQVALVALLLVLRARQLRRAAAAGKAEEEEQEAASAAASRPAPA from the coding sequence ATGTCCGCATCCCCGTCCATCCCCATCCTTAAGTCCAGAGGCAGGCTCGACCTGGACCCGAGTAGCTGCTCCACCACCCCAGCCGATGCCTCCCCGATCCCCATGGCGCCGCGCGTCGTCGGGGCCCTACTGACCGCCACCGCCCTCCTCGCCCCGCTGCTCCTCTCCTCCCAGCTTCCTTCCCTGCCCAGAGCGGCCGCCGCGGGCTCACCGGCCcccgcgccggcgccggcgccggcgtccCACCACCACTTGCCCCCGCCACGCCGCGTCCCGTCGCCCGCGAACAACGGAGCCCACGCCcgacagccgccgccgccgccgaggcaTCAGCGAGACGGTGCCGCACGCCATGCTCCCCCTCCGACGGTGAGGCCGTCAGCGTGGTGGCGCCAGCTCAACTTCGGCGAGCGGTTCGGGGTCGCGCTCGCCGCCGTGGCCGCCGCAATGCAGGTGGCGCTCGTCGCGCTCCTGCTGGTCCTGCGCGCGCGGCAGCTGCGGCGAGCGGCGGCCGCGGGGAAGGCcgaggaggaggagcaggaggCTGCATCCGCTGCTGCGTCGCGGCCCGCGCCAGCGTGA